In one Actinomyces trachealis genomic region, the following are encoded:
- the recR gene encoding recombination mediator RecR — translation MPAVYEGAVQDLIDELGNLPSIGPKSAQRLAFHILSMDSADVERLVAALHAVKAKVRFCETCGNIAESAQCPICRDPRRDQAVICVVEEPKDVVAVERTREYRGLYHVLGGAINPLAGIGPEDLRIRQLFARLGAGVQEVILATDPDVEGEATAAYLTRMLSTMKVPVTRLASGLPMGSDLEYADEVTLGRAFEGRRRVDA, via the coding sequence ATGCCCGCCGTCTACGAAGGCGCCGTTCAGGACCTCATTGACGAGCTCGGAAACCTTCCCAGTATCGGCCCCAAATCAGCCCAGCGCCTCGCCTTCCACATCCTGTCCATGGACTCCGCCGACGTCGAACGTCTGGTCGCGGCTTTGCATGCTGTCAAAGCCAAGGTTCGCTTCTGTGAGACCTGCGGCAACATCGCTGAGTCCGCCCAGTGCCCTATCTGCCGAGACCCGCGCCGAGACCAGGCAGTGATCTGTGTGGTGGAGGAGCCTAAGGACGTCGTCGCCGTGGAGCGCACCCGCGAGTACCGTGGCCTGTACCACGTGCTTGGCGGTGCGATTAACCCGCTTGCTGGCATCGGCCCTGAGGACCTACGCATCCGCCAGCTCTTCGCCCGCCTGGGCGCGGGCGTACAGGAGGTAATCCTGGCCACTGACCCCGACGTCGAAGGCGAGGCCACTGCCGCCTACCTGACGCGCATGCTCTCCACCATGAAGGTGCCCGTGACCCGCCTGGCCTCGGGCCTGCCCATGGGCAGCGACCTAGAGTATGCCGACGAGGTCACCCTTGGCCGCGCCTTCGAAGGCCGCCGCCGCGTAGACGCTTGA
- a CDS encoding ABC transporter ATP-binding protein yields MSIEVKGVTRFFGSTRAVWQMDMSVPAGTITGLVGPNGAGKTTLLLMLAALLTPDTGEIQVAGLNPVTQARDVHRTVGWMPDTFGTWDTLTCSEILQTFAAAQGLDRATGKARAEEMLSAVHLDEMARTTARVLSRGQKQRLGLARALIHNPKVLLLDEPAAGMDPRSRADLRNLLRDLADDGVTVLISSHILAELEQMVDGVVFMSEGKSVRPQTTKEKSAENGEADNGTDSDAVAVIPPAGAVHNQHDLSTLVHPQWGMRALNAQRLNSWAATLDIETNLGPDGTLRLDVPENVTASRLLREAVEAGVHVVSFGPVGGSLEEIYLSIEGERR; encoded by the coding sequence ATGAGCATTGAGGTCAAGGGAGTCACCAGGTTCTTCGGCTCCACCCGCGCCGTTTGGCAGATGGACATGTCTGTGCCCGCGGGCACTATCACCGGCCTGGTGGGCCCCAACGGGGCTGGCAAGACCACCCTGCTGCTGATGCTCGCTGCCCTACTAACCCCGGATACTGGCGAGATCCAGGTGGCCGGACTGAATCCGGTAACCCAGGCCCGGGACGTGCACCGCACCGTCGGCTGGATGCCAGACACCTTCGGCACCTGGGACACCCTCACCTGCAGTGAGATCCTGCAGACCTTTGCGGCCGCACAGGGACTTGACCGGGCCACCGGCAAGGCTCGCGCTGAAGAGATGCTCTCCGCCGTCCACCTAGATGAGATGGCCCGCACTACCGCCCGCGTCCTGTCCCGCGGGCAGAAGCAGCGGCTGGGCCTGGCCCGCGCCCTGATCCACAACCCCAAGGTGCTGCTGCTGGACGAGCCCGCCGCCGGGATGGACCCCCGTTCGCGCGCCGACCTGCGCAACCTGCTGCGAGACCTGGCCGACGACGGCGTCACCGTACTGATCTCCAGCCACATCCTGGCCGAGCTGGAGCAAATGGTGGATGGCGTGGTCTTCATGTCTGAAGGCAAATCGGTCCGGCCACAGACCACCAAGGAAAAATCTGCGGAGAACGGAGAGGCCGATAACGGCACAGACTCCGACGCCGTCGCCGTCATCCCCCCAGCCGGGGCGGTCCACAACCAGCACGACCTGTCCACCTTGGTCCACCCCCAGTGGGGCATGAGAGCGCTCAACGCCCAGCGCCTAAACTCCTGGGCTGCCACCTTAGACATTGAGACCAACTTGGGGCCGGACGGCACCCTGCGTCTCGACGTGCCGGAGAACGTGACCGCTTCTCGGCTACTGCGGGAAGCTGTGGAGGCGGGAGTGCACGTGGTGTCCTTTGGCCCGGTTGGCGGCAGCCTGGAAGAGATCTACCTGTCAATTGAGGGAGAGCGTCGATGA
- a CDS encoding metal ABC transporter permease: protein MAFLTAVALLAVVTSVTCALPGTFLVLRHQSMLVDAMSHAVLPGIVVGAIISGSTHSPLMIVAACLMGLVVVVGSDRLRATGLIAGDADQGLVFPVLFALGVILLSTTLAKVHISEDTVLTGDLNLRALAPEHVLVLDGAVDLGPATMWRLLGVFVLTAAYLMACFPVLKLATFDPTTARTLGLPVRIVDLGLMALVSLTVVVGFDTVGAVLVVALMVIPPSTAWLVARSLPQMIALSLGVAALSGLLGFWTAYVLDLATASTMAVVDALVLLTVLLVVRWRGRRDSQAASQGLGHPEDRAAARPQHIY from the coding sequence ATGGCTTTCCTGACTGCGGTAGCCCTGCTGGCGGTGGTGACCTCCGTGACCTGCGCCCTGCCGGGGACCTTCCTGGTGCTGCGCCACCAGTCGATGCTGGTGGACGCCATGAGCCACGCGGTGCTGCCGGGGATCGTGGTGGGGGCGATCATCTCCGGCAGCACACACTCGCCGCTGATGATCGTGGCGGCCTGCCTGATGGGCCTGGTGGTGGTGGTTGGCTCGGACCGACTGCGGGCCACGGGGCTGATCGCGGGCGACGCCGACCAGGGGCTAGTCTTCCCAGTGCTGTTCGCACTGGGGGTGATCCTGCTGTCCACCACCCTGGCGAAGGTGCACATCAGCGAGGACACGGTGCTCACGGGTGACCTGAACCTGCGGGCGCTGGCCCCAGAGCATGTGCTAGTGCTGGACGGGGCGGTCGACCTGGGTCCGGCCACCATGTGGCGGCTGCTGGGAGTGTTTGTGTTAACGGCCGCATACCTGATGGCGTGTTTCCCGGTGCTGAAGCTGGCAACCTTTGACCCGACCACGGCCCGCACCCTGGGTCTACCGGTGCGGATAGTGGACCTGGGCCTGATGGCCCTGGTGTCCCTGACCGTGGTGGTGGGTTTTGACACGGTCGGGGCGGTGCTGGTGGTGGCGCTGATGGTGATCCCGCCGTCCACGGCCTGGCTGGTGGCCCGCTCCCTGCCGCAGATGATCGCGTTGAGCCTGGGGGTGGCGGCCTTATCCGGCCTGCTGGGCTTCTGGACCGCCTACGTGCTGGACCTGGCGACGGCTTCGACCATGGCGGTGGTGGACGCCCTGGTGCTGTTGACGGTACTGCTGGTGGTGCGGTGGCGTGGGCGGCGTGATAGCCAGGCGGCATCTCAGGGCCTGGGCCATCCGGAGGACAGGGCTGCTGCCCGCCCCCAGCACATCTACTGA
- a CDS encoding metal ABC transporter ATP-binding protein: MPTQSSTPHPLQVTGLSVAYQDRLALRRVDVHVPAGQTMAVIGPNGAGKSTLVKAAMGLVPTLTGTVNFFGTNLNAARRRVAYMPQAAEVDWDFPTTVRDVVTMGTYGRLGWFRRPGRREHDAVDAALEAAGITDLADRQISHLSGGQKQRAFVARTLVQDPELYIMDEPFAGVDVASERAITKVLTSLRDAGKTVVVVHHDLATVRRFCTWVTILNQGELVACGPLDDAFTHDNLHRAYGLTEEALGTSRPEGKAHAGSGVRS, translated from the coding sequence GTGCCAACCCAGAGCAGCACGCCCCACCCCCTGCAGGTCACCGGCCTGTCCGTCGCCTACCAGGACCGTCTGGCCTTGCGCCGGGTAGACGTGCACGTGCCCGCCGGGCAGACCATGGCCGTGATCGGCCCCAACGGTGCCGGAAAATCCACCCTGGTCAAAGCCGCAATGGGGTTAGTGCCCACCCTGACCGGCACGGTGAACTTCTTCGGGACCAACCTCAACGCCGCCCGCCGCCGCGTGGCCTACATGCCTCAGGCTGCTGAGGTGGACTGGGACTTCCCCACCACCGTGCGTGACGTCGTCACCATGGGCACCTACGGGCGCCTCGGCTGGTTCCGCCGCCCGGGACGCCGCGAGCACGACGCCGTCGACGCCGCCCTGGAGGCCGCAGGCATCACCGACCTGGCCGACCGGCAGATCTCCCATCTCTCCGGTGGGCAGAAGCAGCGGGCTTTCGTAGCACGTACCCTGGTGCAGGACCCCGAGCTGTACATCATGGACGAGCCCTTCGCTGGCGTGGACGTGGCCAGCGAGAGAGCCATAACCAAGGTGCTCACTAGCCTGCGCGACGCCGGCAAGACCGTGGTGGTGGTGCACCACGACCTGGCTACCGTGCGCCGCTTCTGCACCTGGGTCACAATCCTCAACCAGGGAGAGCTGGTAGCCTGCGGTCCCCTGGATGACGCCTTCACACATGACAACCTGCACCGTGCCTACGGCCTGACCGAGGAGGCCCTAGGGACCAGCCGCCCAGAAGGCAAGGCCCACGCGGGTTCGGGGGTGCGGTCTTGA
- a CDS encoding metal ABC transporter permease, whose protein sequence is MNTLLALLTEPNILGSIATPTLVSPSDFLDSYTYRTMAVGTSAVGTTSGALGAFLYLHKQSLVSDVIGHSAALGVTGAFIVATALLGIDGRSMLVLTIGSVIASTAAVLLANWIARSSRVGVDAAMATCLALFYGGGMVLFRVIVHSTLRNRGGIDKYMFGNAATLTWDDLVTIAALGALALALMLVFWKELKAYTFDPVLATTLGFSPRLLSPLLLGTATLAIVIGIKAVGLILMIAFAIMPAAAARQWTGHLWTMVGLSAVFGGLGGLGGSYLAVNLGKVPTGPVVVIVLFVVLAVSLLAAPDRSLLQRRRARAAQRRRLLAEVEEAA, encoded by the coding sequence TTGAACACACTGCTAGCACTGCTCACGGAGCCCAACATCCTAGGCTCCATCGCCACCCCCACCCTGGTCTCCCCCAGTGACTTCCTGGATAGCTACACCTATCGCACGATGGCGGTGGGCACCAGTGCGGTAGGCACCACCTCCGGGGCCTTAGGCGCCTTCCTGTACCTGCACAAGCAATCCCTGGTCTCAGACGTGATCGGGCACAGTGCCGCACTGGGGGTGACCGGTGCCTTCATCGTGGCTACTGCACTGCTGGGCATCGATGGGCGTTCCATGCTGGTGCTGACTATCGGGTCAGTGATCGCTTCCACGGCTGCCGTCCTGCTGGCCAACTGGATCGCCCGCAGTTCACGGGTGGGGGTGGATGCGGCGATGGCCACCTGCCTGGCCCTGTTCTACGGCGGCGGGATGGTGCTGTTCCGGGTGATCGTGCACTCAACGCTGCGCAACCGCGGCGGCATCGACAAGTACATGTTCGGCAACGCGGCCACCCTAACCTGGGACGACCTGGTGACCATCGCGGCCCTGGGGGCGCTGGCGCTGGCTTTGATGCTCGTGTTCTGGAAGGAGCTGAAGGCCTACACCTTCGACCCGGTGCTGGCCACCACCCTAGGCTTCTCCCCCCGCCTGCTCAGCCCCCTACTGTTGGGGACGGCAACCTTGGCCATCGTGATCGGTATCAAGGCGGTGGGGCTGATCCTGATGATCGCCTTCGCCATCATGCCCGCAGCCGCAGCCCGGCAGTGGACCGGGCACTTGTGGACCATGGTGGGGCTGTCGGCTGTCTTCGGCGGGCTGGGCGGCCTGGGGGGCTCCTACCTAGCAGTGAACCTGGGGAAGGTGCCCACCGGGCCGGTGGTGGTGATCGTGCTCTTCGTGGTACTGGCAGTCTCCCTGCTGGCCGCCCCGGATCGCTCACTGTTACAACGACGTCGGGCGCGGGCGGCGCAGCGCCGTCGTCTGCTCGCTGAGGTGGAGGAGGCAGCCTGA
- a CDS encoding metal ABC transporter solute-binding protein, Zn/Mn family, with amino-acid sequence MTISRRSALLSGTAALAATLTACSTGKTTSTQHSQTGTKNPGKLTIVATTGYLGDAAKNIAPDADITILVGPGGDPHTQELTTKDTEKLGSADVVLWTSHDMEHKMMDQLDKLGSKQVPAAEAIPEADLLPWEEDGKVEGHDPHVWNSPDNWKHVVTACAKKIAEVDPNNASTYTANAEAYNKKIDAAKAAAKTKLEAIPKESRILITGHDAFNYLGKTYDIEIHATDFVSSESEMSAEDIEKLAALIAEKKVPVIFQDNLKNPEAINHVKDAVKAKGWEVEVSDKPLYADSLGETAPVDTYLGVFEYNAQTIAEALTPKA; translated from the coding sequence ATGACCATTTCCCGCCGTTCCGCCCTGCTCTCCGGCACCGCAGCCTTGGCTGCAACCCTGACCGCCTGCTCTACGGGTAAGACCACCAGCACCCAGCACTCCCAAACTGGCACCAAGAACCCCGGCAAGCTAACCATCGTCGCCACCACCGGCTATCTAGGTGACGCCGCCAAAAATATCGCCCCCGACGCAGACATCACCATCCTGGTCGGCCCCGGCGGCGACCCCCACACCCAGGAACTCACGACCAAGGACACGGAGAAGCTCGGCAGCGCCGACGTCGTACTGTGGACCAGCCACGACATGGAGCACAAGATGATGGACCAGCTGGACAAGCTGGGCAGCAAGCAGGTCCCCGCCGCCGAGGCCATTCCCGAGGCTGACCTGCTGCCTTGGGAAGAGGATGGCAAAGTGGAGGGTCACGACCCACACGTGTGGAACTCCCCGGACAACTGGAAGCACGTGGTGACAGCCTGCGCCAAGAAGATCGCCGAGGTCGACCCAAACAACGCCTCCACCTACACCGCCAACGCCGAGGCCTACAACAAGAAGATTGACGCCGCCAAGGCCGCCGCCAAGACCAAGCTTGAGGCCATCCCAAAGGAGAGCCGCATCCTGATCACCGGTCATGACGCCTTCAACTACCTGGGCAAGACCTACGACATTGAGATCCACGCCACTGACTTCGTCTCTTCCGAGTCGGAGATGAGCGCGGAGGACATCGAGAAGCTCGCTGCCCTAATCGCGGAGAAGAAGGTCCCCGTGATCTTCCAGGACAACCTCAAGAACCCTGAGGCCATCAATCACGTCAAGGACGCGGTAAAGGCCAAAGGTTGGGAGGTGGAGGTCTCCGACAAGCCCCTGTACGCCGACTCACTGGGCGAGACCGCCCCTGTAGACACCTACCTGGGCGTCTTTGAGTACAACGCACAGACCATTGCCGAGGCCCTCACACCGAAGGCCTGA
- a CDS encoding aspartate-semialdehyde dehydrogenase yields MSNSPVNDYNGPADGVVVAVVGATGQVGRVMCTMLEERNFPARAVRFFSSARSAGKVLDFCGAKVEVEDVATADFAGIDVAIFSAGGAASKEYAPSFAAAGAVVVDNSSAWRKNPDVPLVVAEVNPEALAERPKGIIANPNCTTMAIMPALKVLHDEAGLKRLVASTYQAVSGSGRAGVAELAGQVRAVENQDLEGLALDGRAVSFPDKQVYVDTIAFNAVAWAGNDAGDGSRETDEEQKLRHESRKILGIPGLLVSGTCVRIPVFSGHGVSVSAEFERGLSAERAIELLQAAPGVTYDEVPTPLKGAGRDGTFVGRVRADQAYEPGHGIALFAVGDNLRKGAALNAVQIAELVAAELRA; encoded by the coding sequence ATGAGCAATAGCCCCGTCAACGACTACAACGGACCTGCCGACGGCGTCGTCGTCGCGGTGGTGGGCGCCACCGGCCAGGTGGGGCGCGTCATGTGCACCATGCTGGAGGAGCGGAACTTCCCCGCCCGCGCCGTCCGCTTCTTCTCCTCTGCCCGCTCCGCTGGCAAGGTGCTGGACTTCTGTGGCGCCAAGGTGGAGGTGGAGGACGTGGCCACCGCCGACTTTGCGGGCATTGACGTGGCCATCTTTTCTGCGGGTGGCGCGGCTTCCAAAGAGTACGCTCCCAGCTTCGCGGCGGCGGGGGCCGTGGTGGTGGACAACTCCTCCGCCTGGCGCAAGAACCCGGACGTCCCGCTGGTGGTGGCTGAGGTTAACCCTGAAGCGCTGGCCGAGCGTCCCAAAGGCATCATCGCGAACCCCAACTGCACGACCATGGCGATCATGCCTGCCCTCAAGGTGCTGCACGATGAAGCCGGGCTCAAGCGCCTGGTGGCTTCCACCTACCAGGCTGTCTCCGGCTCCGGGCGTGCGGGTGTGGCCGAGCTGGCGGGGCAGGTGCGGGCCGTGGAGAACCAGGACCTGGAGGGGCTGGCGCTGGATGGGCGGGCGGTAAGCTTCCCCGACAAGCAGGTCTATGTGGACACGATCGCTTTCAATGCTGTCGCGTGGGCGGGCAACGACGCCGGGGACGGCTCCCGGGAGACGGATGAGGAGCAGAAGCTGCGCCACGAGTCCCGCAAGATCCTGGGGATTCCGGGTCTGCTGGTCAGTGGCACCTGTGTGCGCATCCCCGTGTTCTCCGGGCACGGCGTGAGCGTCTCCGCAGAGTTTGAGCGGGGACTCAGCGCCGAGCGCGCCATCGAGCTGCTCCAGGCGGCGCCTGGTGTCACCTACGACGAGGTGCCCACCCCGCTCAAGGGTGCGGGTCGCGACGGTACCTTTGTGGGCCGCGTGCGCGCCGACCAGGCTTATGAGCCTGGCCACGGTATTGCCTTGTTCGCGGTGGGGGACAACCTGCGCAAGGGTGCGGCGCTCAATGCCGTGCAGATCGCCGAGCTGGTGGCCGCCGAGCTGCGGGCCTGA
- the trxA gene encoding thioredoxin has protein sequence MATVNLTGELFNETVRGEGITIVDFWATWCGPCQRFSPVFEKASEANPDITFAKVDTEAEQGLAAALGISSIPTLMVFRDDVLVYREAGALPAKALDALITQVRELNMDEVKAKVAAQES, from the coding sequence ATGGCTACCGTCAACCTCACGGGGGAGCTGTTCAACGAGACTGTTCGCGGTGAGGGCATTACCATCGTGGACTTCTGGGCCACCTGGTGCGGCCCGTGCCAGCGCTTTAGCCCCGTGTTCGAGAAGGCCTCAGAGGCCAACCCGGACATCACCTTCGCCAAGGTGGACACTGAGGCTGAGCAGGGGCTCGCCGCGGCCCTGGGCATCTCCTCGATCCCCACGCTGATGGTCTTCCGCGACGACGTCCTGGTCTACCGTGAGGCTGGCGCTCTGCCCGCCAAGGCCCTAGACGCCCTGATCACCCAGGTGCGTGAACTCAACATGGACGAGGTCAAGGCCAAGGTTGCCGCCCAGGAATCCTGA
- a CDS encoding PspC domain-containing protein, whose product MTQQYPSGSFSQRTESFRSGLPPRSHQRLIAGVCGGIAEANGISPTLVRLAAVLLALLPGPMWVAYVVAWILMPDAD is encoded by the coding sequence ATGACACAGCAGTACCCTTCTGGCTCCTTCTCGCAGCGCACCGAGTCCTTCCGTTCCGGTCTGCCGCCCCGCTCCCACCAGCGCCTGATCGCTGGTGTCTGCGGCGGAATTGCCGAGGCTAATGGGATCAGCCCCACGCTGGTCCGTCTGGCGGCTGTCCTACTGGCCCTGCTGCCCGGCCCCATGTGGGTGGCGTACGTGGTCGCCTGGATCCTGATGCCTGACGCCGACTGA
- a CDS encoding ABC transporter permease, which translates to MSLSAIRTVAVLELRQRVRSTRWRVMLVMWAIILILVTGGLSYLAGAYNDGTNNYAPPLYDLIVCFVLGIGLVVAPTLSASSVNGDRADATLALLQATALRSREIVVGKLVAAWLAVLAFLAIAMPFLVTLMVYGGTSKRALIGHVLVLVVTLGAVCAVGLGCSAATARPSASTVLTYLVVAALVVGTPLTIAVSSPLVRSEQEQVTYKLDYANSTSQRQVCLPDPEVTTTRIMHEDRIWWVLAANPFVALGDISLRAPGPAAGSTWLSWSPLTVTGVTVNDLRRHEPEQVVVNPCDPGSVQSMEAATVAEAEPHLRFWPATLGIMLFLALWATVSASRALRTPVRKLHRGTRIA; encoded by the coding sequence ATGAGCCTGTCCGCGATTCGCACCGTGGCGGTGCTAGAACTCCGCCAACGCGTCAGGTCCACCCGTTGGCGGGTCATGCTGGTGATGTGGGCGATAATCCTGATCCTGGTCACCGGAGGTCTGAGCTACCTGGCGGGGGCCTATAACGACGGCACCAACAACTATGCCCCACCCCTGTACGACCTGATCGTGTGCTTCGTGCTGGGCATCGGCCTGGTGGTGGCGCCAACCCTGTCCGCCTCCTCAGTCAACGGCGACCGGGCTGACGCAACTTTGGCCCTGTTGCAGGCCACGGCACTGCGTTCCCGCGAGATCGTAGTGGGCAAGCTGGTGGCCGCATGGCTGGCGGTGCTGGCATTCCTGGCGATTGCCATGCCGTTCCTGGTAACCCTCATGGTCTATGGGGGTACCTCCAAGCGGGCACTGATTGGTCACGTGCTGGTGCTGGTGGTGACCCTGGGGGCGGTGTGCGCGGTGGGCCTAGGGTGTTCCGCGGCGACGGCGCGGCCTTCGGCGTCAACGGTGCTGACCTACCTGGTGGTGGCGGCGCTGGTGGTGGGCACGCCCCTGACCATAGCCGTGTCCTCCCCACTGGTGCGCAGTGAGCAGGAGCAGGTGACCTACAAGCTGGACTACGCGAACTCCACCAGCCAGCGGCAGGTGTGCCTGCCTGACCCGGAGGTGACCACCACCCGGATCATGCATGAGGACCGGATCTGGTGGGTCCTTGCAGCCAACCCCTTTGTGGCGCTGGGTGATATTTCGCTGCGGGCACCGGGGCCGGCCGCAGGGTCTACTTGGTTGAGCTGGTCGCCGTTGACGGTGACGGGCGTGACAGTGAATGACCTGCGGCGTCACGAACCGGAGCAGGTGGTGGTGAATCCTTGCGATCCGGGGAGCGTGCAGTCGATGGAGGCGGCGACTGTGGCTGAAGCGGAGCCGCATCTGCGCTTCTGGCCCGCGACCCTGGGGATCATGCTGTTCCTGGCCCTGTGGGCCACGGTGAGCGCCTCACGGGCGCTGCGCACGCCCGTGCGCAAGCTGCACCGTGGCACCCGCATCGCCTGA
- a CDS encoding aspartate kinase yields the protein MALVVQKYGGSSVSDIEAMRRVAKRVVATRNAGNTVVVVVSAMGDTTDELLDMADALTSDAPGREMDILLSAGERISMSLLAMAINELGVPARAYTGAQAGVLTDSKYGKASIVGVLPERVARAIQMGAVAVVAGFQGLNEVEDVTTLGRGGSDTTAVALAAALNADVCEIYTDVDGLFSADPRIVPSAHRIEALSSEETLELAANGAKILHLRAVEYARRFGVPIHVRSSFSDKTGTWIYDGSRSEGFTLSAVAQRLDEVVDADPEAHPSDFLPRAGGARPRPHHLSALGVASMDAVTGAVVAPEGAERPNLINVDAAHQTAIATRAGARARKSVKETNVEAPVISGIAHDRSQDKITLVGVPDVPGAAARIFAIVAGTGANIDMIVQDVSAEGTGLTNISFTCPDGDSAAARQALEAAQGELGIKSLHFNPSIGKLSLVGAGMRSHPGVSARLFSALSDAGVNIHMISTSEIRISVVVDDSVLDEAVRAVHTAFGLDADTAEAVVYGGTGR from the coding sequence ATGGCACTGGTGGTGCAGAAGTACGGCGGCTCGTCGGTTAGCGACATCGAGGCGATGCGGCGCGTCGCTAAACGCGTGGTAGCTACCCGCAACGCCGGAAACACCGTCGTCGTGGTGGTCTCCGCCATGGGTGACACCACCGACGAGCTCCTAGACATGGCCGACGCCCTAACCTCCGACGCCCCCGGTCGTGAGATGGACATCCTCCTGTCCGCCGGTGAGCGCATCTCCATGTCCCTGCTGGCCATGGCCATCAACGAGCTCGGCGTGCCCGCCCGCGCCTACACCGGCGCCCAGGCTGGCGTCCTCACCGACTCCAAATACGGCAAGGCCTCCATCGTCGGCGTGCTGCCTGAACGTGTGGCTCGCGCCATCCAGATGGGCGCTGTGGCAGTCGTTGCCGGGTTCCAAGGACTGAATGAGGTCGAGGATGTCACCACCCTGGGACGTGGCGGCTCAGACACCACTGCTGTGGCCCTTGCTGCCGCCCTGAACGCGGACGTCTGCGAGATCTACACCGACGTCGATGGCCTGTTCTCCGCCGACCCGCGCATCGTCCCCTCTGCCCACCGTATCGAGGCCCTCTCCAGTGAGGAGACCCTGGAACTGGCCGCCAACGGCGCTAAGATCCTGCACCTGCGGGCCGTGGAATATGCGCGGCGCTTCGGTGTACCGATCCACGTGCGCTCCTCCTTCTCAGACAAGACCGGCACCTGGATCTACGACGGTTCCCGCAGCGAAGGCTTCACCCTGTCGGCCGTCGCCCAGCGGCTGGACGAGGTGGTCGACGCCGACCCCGAGGCGCACCCCTCCGATTTCCTGCCCCGCGCTGGCGGCGCCCGCCCCCGCCCCCACCACCTGTCCGCCCTTGGCGTCGCCTCCATGGACGCCGTTACCGGCGCTGTCGTCGCCCCCGAGGGTGCTGAGCGGCCCAACCTCATCAACGTTGACGCCGCCCACCAGACCGCAATCGCCACCCGCGCGGGAGCCCGCGCCCGCAAGTCCGTCAAGGAGACCAACGTGGAAGCCCCAGTCATCTCCGGAATCGCTCACGACCGCAGCCAGGACAAGATCACCCTGGTCGGGGTCCCGGACGTCCCCGGTGCCGCTGCCCGCATCTTCGCGATCGTGGCTGGCACCGGCGCGAATATCGACATGATCGTCCAGGACGTTTCCGCTGAGGGCACGGGCCTGACCAACATCTCTTTCACCTGCCCTGACGGCGACTCCGCCGCCGCCCGCCAGGCCCTGGAGGCCGCCCAGGGGGAGCTTGGCATCAAGTCCCTACACTTCAACCCCAGCATCGGTAAGCTTTCCCTGGTGGGTGCGGGCATGCGCTCCCATCCGGGTGTCTCCGCCCGCCTCTTCTCCGCCCTGAGCGACGCCGGAGTCAACATCCACATGATCTCCACCTCCGAGATCCGCATCTCCGTGGTGGTTGACGACTCCGTCCTGGACGAGGCTGTGCGCGCCGTCCACACCGCCTTCGGGTTGGATGCCGACACCGCTGAGGCCGTTGTCTACGGCGGCACCGGACGCTGA